The following DNA comes from Poecilia reticulata strain Guanapo linkage group LG16, Guppy_female_1.0+MT, whole genome shotgun sequence.
gcGCAGGGTTTGATGCASGAGGCCCCRGATGAATCCTGATCTTGGCCCAGATGGAGCCGGTTCTGGAGATCAAATGGGTCGTCCAGAACAGAACATCATGAATCTATTAAAGCTCAATGTCCAACTTTGACTTGAcaacaccagaaccagaaccagaaccagaaccgatcAAAGGTCcatccagtttatttttacagtgaacCTAATCTGAAGACAGAAGCTGCGTCTCCCTGCGatccggttccggttccggttctggatCTGAATCCGGTTCTATCGTCCATCAGAATCTTACCAAAGAACCAAATCATGCAACGTGAATCTGAAAGTGGAGATTAAAACCAGATGGACGATTTTGATCTGACAAACAGCAAGAAGATGCTGAAATGAATCAACTGGCACTCACAGACCtgtgctttgactaggccacacCCCTGTGGAGCAGAGCAGAGGCTGGTGTCCTCTGTCAGTCGTTGCAGCTAACGCTAGCTCGTTATGATGTGCACACACCTGATTCACTGAACGTCTGGAAATGTGTCATGATGATGGATGATGGTTGGATGATGGTTGGATGATGGTTGGATGATGGTTGGATGATGGTTGGATGATGATGGTTGGATGATGGTTGGATGATGGTTGGATGATGGTTGGATGATGGTTGGATGCCATAGTGACGTCTGTTCGTCTGTCCAGGAATGTCGATGGTCCCTGAAGTCACCGTGGCGAAGCACTGCGGACTCAGAGTTCTGGGTTTGACCCTCGTCACCAACAAGGTCTCTGACAGGACACACTGTCCAGTCCTCACCTGTCTCTACCTGTCCTCACCTGTCCTCACCTGTCTCTACCTGTCCTCACCTGTCTACCTGTCCTCACCTGTCTACCTGTCCTCACCTGTCTACCTGTCCTCACCTGTCTCCCTGTCCCTCTGCAGGTGTCCCTGGACTACAGCCGTGAGGAGAAGGTGAACCATGACGAGGTTCTGGAGATCTGCAAGATGAGGGCGGAGCTTCTGCAGAAGCTGGTCTCCACTTTGATTGGCCGCTGTCAGCAGAACATCAACACACACtgagacgcacacacacacacacacacacacacacacacNGACAGACTGGAGACAGACTGAGGGACAGACTGGAGacatgttttgtaaatgtttgaaaattaagtcaaaatataaaaatgtattttgtttttttatttctccatttttagGTAAAMCAGCTGAACAAACTAAAACCCGACTCATGGTTCTGACGGGTCCGATTGGCTCCGTCCCTCCAGAACCACTTCTGACCCGGCTGATTGGACGGACCCGTACCGACCTGTGCTGGgttagaaccagaaccaggatgcTGTGAGCCAGCTGACCTCACCTGATTGGTTGTTCTGGCTGAACAAACTGTAGAGGTCAAAGGGCAAAGTCACATGGAGTCAATGCACCAGAGACTGTTTGTGTGGCtgaaatcagccaatcagagaagagGACACtgacctcctcttcctcttcctcctcttcctcctggtgACTCTGCAGCCTGACGATGCTCAGCAAAGGAAGCTCCTGGTGAGACCCGCTCCAGAcaggttctgttggttctgtttggttctgtagACCAGGTGGTCCAGGCTGAACAGGTTCTGCAGCCGGTCCAATTCACACTGACTGCAGCTCAGAACAGAACCTGATTCTGCTCATCTGACCCgcttccagctgctgctcctttgaTGACTACAAGCTGACCACCGAATGGCTCCAGAACCAGACCCGGCACCGACCCAAAGTGGCTGTGATCTGCGGGTCCGGACTCGGCCTGTTGGCTGAAGCCGCCACTGACAAGCAGACCTTCAGGTACCAGGACATCCCCAACTTCCCCGTTAGCACAGGTGAGTGGGCGGAGTAACAGTGTGAGTGGGCGGGGTCACAGTGTGAGTGGGCGGAGTAACAGTGTGAGTGGGCGGGGTCACATGGTGAGTGGGCGGAGTAACAGTGTGAGTGGGCGGGGNNNNNNNNNNNNNNNNNNNNNNNNNNNNNNNNNNNNNNNNNNNNNNNNNNNNNNNNNNNNNNNNNNNNNNNNNNNNNNNNNNNNNNNNNNNNNNNNNNNNNNNNNNNNNNNNNNNNNNNNNNNNNNNNNNNNNNNNNNNNNNNNNNNNNNNNNNNNNNNNNNNNNNNNNNNNNNNNNNNNNNNNNNNNNNNNNNNNNNNNNNNNNNNNNNNNNNNNNNNNNNNNNNNNNNNNNNNNNNNNNNNNNNNNNNNNNNNNNNNNNNNNNNNNNNNNNNNNNNNNNNNNNNNNNNNNNNNNNNNNNNNNNNNNNNNNNNNNNNNNNNNNNNNNNNNNNNNNNNNNNNNNNNNNNNNNNNNNNNNNNNNNNNNNNNNNNNNNNNNNNNNNNNNNNNNNNNNNNNNNNNNNNNNNNNNNNNNNNNNNNNNNNNNNNNNNNNNNNNNNNNNNNNNNNNNNNNNNNNNNNNNNNNNNNNNNNNNNNNNNNNNNNNNNNNNNNNNNNNNNNNNNNNNNNNNNNNNNNNNNNNNNNNNNNNNNNNNNNNNNNNNNNNNNNNNNNNNNNNNNNNNNNNNNNNNNNNNNNNNNNNNNNNNNNNNNNNNNNNNNNNNNNNNNNNNNNNNNNNNNNNNNNNNNNNNNNNNNNNNNNNNNNNNNNNNNNNNNNNNNNNNNNNNNNNNNNNNNNNNNNNNNNNNNNNNNNNNNNNNNNNNNNNNNNNNNNNNNNNNNNNNNNNNNNNNNNNNNNNNNNNNNNNNNNNNNNNNNNNNNNNNNNNNNNNNNNNNNNNNNNNNNNNNNNNNNNNNNNNNNNNNNNNNNNNNNNNNNNNNNNNNNNNNNNNNNNNNNNNNNNNNNNNNNNNNNNNNNNNNNNNNNNNNNNNNNNNNNNNNNNNNNNNNNNNNNNNNNNNNNNNNNNNNNNNNNNNNNNNNNNNNNNNNNNNNNNNNNNNNNNNNNNNNNNNNNNNNNNNNNNNNNNNNNNNNNNNNNNNNNNNNNNNNNNNNNNNNNNNNNNNNNNNNNNNNNNNNNNNNNNNNNNNNNNNNNNNNNNNNNNNNNNNNNNNNNNNNNNNNNNNNNNNNNNNNNNNNNNNNNNNNNNNNNNNNNNNNNNNNNNNNNNNNNNNNNNNNNNNNNNNNNNNNNNNNNNNNNNNNNNNNNNNNNNNNNNNNNNNNNNNNNNNNNGTGAGTGGGCGGAGTAACAGTGTGAGTGGGCGGGGTCACATGGTGAGTGGGCGGAGTAACAGTGTGAGTGGGCGGGGTCACATGGTGAGTGGGCGGAGTAACAGTGTGAGTGGGCGGGGTCATCTGTCCTGGAATCAGATTAATTTAGCTGCTTAGTGACTCAGTGGTTGTTCTTATTCCTGCTAACTGGTTAGCATTAGCCCAATATGctagcgccccctgctggtgagGAATGAGGACCAAATGTCTCCATTGGCTCTCATCCAGGATGTGACGGTTAAAGGCAGAATCCATCCTGGTAGTTTGTACTTCATGAgtcgctctgattggttgctacACCAAACCCAGTAAACCCAATAAGACCCCCAGTCCTCCCAGTGGTCAGCTGGTAGAAACGAAACAATCACTGAATCTAGACTGGATTCATGATgatgaaactaaattaaatgaattcatGATGCGGAGCCATTTGTCCTCCGTCCTCCATCTTCCCTCCTCCCTGAGGCTCCGCCCCTTTCCTCCCTGAGGCTCCGCCCCTTTCCTCCGACTTTTCATCCTGTTGGCGGCATCTGGCTAATCTCACTGGGAGCTGCTAACCTCTCGCTGCGAGGCTGAAGTGGTCGGGGACTCCAGGGTTTGACTCCCTTCGTGGTTCACAGCTGTGTGGTGCGGCAAGTAAGAGAGTCAAAGGTTCCTTCTGAAGCTGAACGTTTATTTATAGTGCGGTAACAAAACATACGGCCAGGAACGGGCTAcatgccacggacttccgttttagcacttccgcatttttttgccacatagaatggttccggttCACAGGTAACAGGATGCTAACAGGTAACAGGATGCTAACAGGTAACAGGATGCTAACAGGTAACAGGATGCTAACAGGTANacacacacacacacacacacacacacacacacacacacctgtcgCTGCTCCTGGTTTCCAGTCGATCACAATAAAAGTGAAGAACCTTTTTGGTCCACGTCTCTTTAGAACCTCCAGAACTTTCTGACCCAGTTTGTctcatttcatcttttattaTCAAAGTAGGTTCACACTGAGCATGTGCAGACAGTCACATGACTGCACCACATTAGTTACAATTATTAACCAATCAATCAGATGTAGAGATATCAGCAGGGGGCGGGGCCTCTGTGGTCCAATCAGCTGTCGGCGTTCCTACGACCCCTTTGTAACTTTGATCATGGCCTCCAACATCTTCCACTGATCCGGAGTCACCTGGAGGACAGGTGGGACATGAGCAGTGACGTCAGATTTACTCATGGAAATCACGTTGCGTTTCTATTTTcctttgaaatgtaattttatttcctctaaacGTCTCGGGGAGAAATCAGCGTCTCTATGCGACAGAAACAGCCAATAGAGGGAGACGCTGGAAAAACAGGAGCCGTTTGAGTTTCACTCACCAAGTCCGATTATTATAAGCAGCTTCATTTGGGATAGTTTTGGTTCTAAAGCTGCTTGCAGACGTAACGAGCCGCAGGTCGAGCTTTAGGTCTTGGAAATAAACATCCAGTTAGTTTTAGTCGGACTCTCCGTCCATCTTTTCCCGCCGCGTCTTTGTTAATGTGAAGTTAATATATTTGCTGCTGTGAATGACGTCGAGCTCCAGAACAATATGAACAACGCAACAAACGTGAAAACAGCCACGAATGAACGTGTCCGTAAAATTAAACGccattataattattaatattaagacAAATCTGTACAGCGGGACATCTGAGTTATGGAGAAAACTCAGGGCCGTAACGCAGAACCTGGAGGCCGGGGCAGGAGGGGGGCTTTAAAATCCTGTTTATAGTTTCCAGACGATACTAGAACACACAAATTACAAACTTCTTTTTGTTCTGTAgtaaccattaaacaatctccccttcagttcaaccttataagtggagacacattgttgattattataaaataacttgcaattaaatatttcaaagctcATTGCAACTTTCACAGGTGGTGGagctaaaaaagttacttttaatgtaacttagttactttccaaatcaagtaatcagtaatctaacaaagttactttttcaaagtaactatggcATCACTAGACATGAGGCAGGTGAGATGCTCCACTCACCTTGCGCAGCTCGTTAAACTCTCCCGCCATCGAAACGTACTCGCCTCCATCAAAACGGATCACCTGTGAACGCAGTCAGGTGGAGGTCACATCTTTTCTTCTAAGTTCAGAAATACATCATTCTCATGTGACGTCAAACTTCTGGGAATTTTGTAGCTGACGGCCATCTTGGTAGGTTCACAAACCCTCCTATGACGTtaccacctgaacttcaatctaatgcctgcaacaagttttctagtttcttttcagagaaaattcaaaagatcagaggattaatctgcacatcggCTCCAAAGCCAGAACCAAAGCTGggcccaaacaaaacaatgcaggaaaaatgacccaattccaactactaaattataaaaccctaaAAGAAATTATTAGTCAATTAAGCttcagttcctgctgtctggatgtccgaCCCTCACATTTCTTTAAGTCCTGCCTGTCattaatgatctgatccaaatagtaactcatcgctctcttcaggtgtttgaaaacagcagttatcaaaccactgataaaaaagaacaatctggacaaatcactactgcagaattacaggctgatctctgacctctgacctgaaccttcagagccacattaagacagtcacaaagtcggccttctatcacctgaagaacatctccagggttagaggactgatgtctcagatctagagaaactcatccatgtgtttatctttagccgcattgattccTGCAGCAGCGTCTCATCAGGTCTGACtgataaatcaatcaaacagctgcagccgATCCGGAAGCTGCTGCAGCCGatccaggagctgctgctgctgttctgactaaaaccaggaagatggaggcATAACTCCAGGTTTAaagtccctcctctggctccctgtagctcagagaatagactttaaaatMctgatgttagtttataaatctctgaacggtttagcaccacaatacattaaagatctgttattactgtaccaaccgtctggacccctcaggttctggttctggttctgctctgcatccagaaccagaaccaaacgaggagaagcagctttcagcttctatacaccacagatctggaacaaacttccagaaaactgtaaaaaaactgaaacactgagagcctttaagtCTCAACTTATAACCAGCTGGTTAGAGTTGATTATGGCTAAACTAGGGTTAGAGTgccgggttttgatgtctttgatgtttttaatttatttttctttcttttcgacgttttaatgatgtaatgttttttttatttttatttttttaatctctttctcactgattatttctgtttttattttaattatgtaaagcattttgaaatgtctGATTGATTGATAGGTATCCAAAACTAACTGCCTTAACAATTTGCATAGTGTTGCTATGCAAcaccagcagccattttgttcacGTATCTTTCTCTTCGTTGGTCAGGAGGATCTATATTTAGTTCATCTACGCTTTGTGCTGcgtttgcctaccaagatggccgTTCAGAGAAATCGTGATGAAAACATCTTCTCTTTGTCCAGTCAGAGCAGGTCATGACCTATGACCTCATCATGGAGGCAGTGGAGACAGGTGAGACATGAGACAGGTGTCTCACCTGTCCaattgttctggttctggacagGTTCTGTGGTTTAACTGCTCAGAACTGTCAACCAGCT
Coding sequences within:
- the LOC103477453 gene encoding purine nucleoside phosphorylase-like isoform X1, with amino-acid sequence MLSKGSSCCCSFDDYKLTTEWLQNQTRHRPKVAVICGSGLGLLAEAATDKQTFRYQDIPNFPVSTGSAPFLPEAPPLSSDFSSCWRHLANLTGSC
- the LOC103477453 gene encoding purine nucleoside phosphorylase-like isoform X2; this encodes MLSKGSSCCCSFDDYKLTTEWLQNQTRHRPKVAVICGSGLGLLAEAATDKQTFRYQDIPNFPVSTGSAPFLRLFILLAASG